Proteins encoded by one window of Microbacterium testaceum:
- a CDS encoding anti-sigma factor family protein, with amino-acid sequence MNDDHERLSMSDGAYVLGALCASDRAEFEAHLAVCAICRASVAELAPTAGLLSRLSPERARALSATTGPIPLASPDPSLRGRVVEVARRRRKRRITAWTLAASIALVTVAVPSVFAVNSAMQQSAGTVYALDDVAGAPLEASVKLTSAPWGTRIDLVCQYTGQVLDAPPGGWPYALAITDDSGTTSVLSTWRADPGSTTELSAGTDLSASNIGAVEIRSLDGDTVVMRREFD; translated from the coding sequence ATGAACGACGATCACGAACGTCTGTCGATGTCGGACGGCGCCTACGTGCTCGGAGCGCTGTGCGCCTCCGACCGCGCCGAATTCGAAGCGCACCTGGCGGTGTGCGCCATCTGTCGCGCCTCCGTCGCAGAATTGGCTCCGACCGCGGGACTCCTCTCGCGACTGTCGCCCGAACGCGCCCGAGCGCTCAGCGCGACGACCGGCCCCATCCCGCTGGCCTCGCCCGATCCGTCTCTGCGCGGACGCGTGGTCGAGGTCGCGCGGCGTCGCCGGAAGCGGCGCATCACCGCGTGGACGCTCGCGGCATCCATCGCCCTGGTGACGGTCGCGGTGCCGAGCGTGTTCGCCGTGAACAGTGCGATGCAGCAGTCGGCGGGGACCGTCTACGCCCTCGACGATGTCGCCGGTGCACCCCTCGAGGCCTCGGTGAAGCTCACCTCCGCGCCGTGGGGGACCCGCATCGACCTCGTGTGCCAGTACACCGGTCAGGTGCTCGACGCCCCGCCCGGGGGCTGGCCCTACGCTCTCGCCATCACCGACGACTCGGGAACGACGAGCGTGCTCTCGACCTGGCGCGCCGACCCGGGCTCGACCACCGAACTGAGCGCGGGGACCGACCTCTCGGCCTCGAACATCGGCGCGGTCGAGATCCGCTCCCTCGACGGCGACACGGTCGTGATGCGGCGCGAGTTCGACTGA